In a single window of the Micrococcaceae bacterium Sec5.7 genome:
- a CDS encoding IclR family transcriptional regulator, with amino-acid sequence MSQSLMRAIDLLAELAAQPATLDELASKASVHKTTVMRLLHAMEEKRFVVRDEQQRFRLGSKFFELSSLALEQRDIRAVARPHLAELNASTGHTIHLAAFEGNEVVYIDKFESHHPVRMYSRIGLTAALHSAAVAKVLLADMPRSRQERIAAGLDYVKVTNNTLTSPEALLAELEQVKLQGWAQDNAEHEAFVHCIAAPIRDASGAVVAAASCSVPVVMLSHEGLLGLLPGLKASTDAISHDLGWTNHERTTS; translated from the coding sequence ATGAGCCAGAGCCTGATGCGGGCCATCGACCTGCTGGCCGAGCTCGCCGCCCAGCCAGCCACGCTGGACGAACTCGCTTCCAAAGCCTCGGTCCACAAGACAACCGTGATGCGCCTCCTGCACGCCATGGAGGAGAAGCGGTTTGTGGTCCGGGACGAGCAACAACGGTTCCGGTTGGGCTCAAAGTTCTTCGAACTCTCCTCGCTGGCATTGGAACAACGGGACATCCGCGCTGTGGCCCGTCCGCACTTGGCCGAGCTCAATGCCAGCACCGGACACACCATTCACCTTGCCGCCTTCGAAGGCAATGAAGTGGTGTACATCGACAAGTTCGAATCCCACCACCCGGTCCGCATGTACTCGCGGATCGGGCTCACGGCGGCCCTCCACTCGGCCGCCGTCGCCAAAGTGCTGCTCGCTGATATGCCGCGCAGCCGGCAGGAGCGGATCGCCGCCGGACTGGACTACGTCAAGGTCACCAACAACACCCTGACCTCGCCCGAGGCCCTGCTCGCCGAACTGGAGCAGGTCAAGCTGCAGGGCTGGGCGCAGGACAACGCCGAGCATGAGGCCTTTGTGCACTGCATCGCGGCACCCATCCGGGATGCCAGCGGTGCAGTGGTAGCTGCCGCCTCATGTTCGGTGCCGGTGGTAATGCTCAGCCACGAAGGACTGCTGGGCCTGCTTCCCGGCCTCAAAGCCAGCACCGATGCCATCTCGCATGACCTCGGCTGGACCAACCACGAAAGGACCACCTCATGA
- a CDS encoding sugar kinase has protein sequence MLSAVCIGETMAMLTPDQPVPLHQATSLHLGVGGAESNVAMGFAAMGLDSHWVGRVGDDGFGARILNELRIHGVGVSGVEIDPKLPTGLYVKVPAQVPAQVPAPVPEADGGSSVLYYRQGSAASAMGPGLLDNPAVAGLLENARLIHLSGITAALSADCRVLIEAILQAPRHGRIISFDVNWRAALWSGQDRSALRHLANLADVVLVGKDEAEHAFGTTDEAELRRLLPDPQVLVIKNEAISAIALSHDGGREEVPALSVEVLEPVGAGDSFAAGYLSGMLSGLNQKASLRRGHVSAACTLTVQGDRGPLPEAGLMSAILECSDTHWAETHVAAGQFSSPALESTLNGKVAP, from the coding sequence ATGCTTTCAGCCGTATGTATTGGTGAGACGATGGCCATGCTCACCCCTGACCAGCCCGTGCCGTTGCACCAGGCCACGTCGCTGCACCTCGGCGTCGGCGGTGCCGAATCGAACGTGGCCATGGGGTTCGCTGCCATGGGCCTGGACTCCCATTGGGTAGGCAGGGTAGGCGACGACGGTTTTGGTGCACGCATTCTGAACGAGCTGCGCATCCACGGCGTGGGGGTTTCCGGAGTGGAAATAGACCCCAAGCTGCCTACCGGGTTGTACGTCAAAGTACCGGCACAAGTACCGGCACAGGTACCGGCGCCGGTTCCGGAGGCCGACGGCGGCAGTTCAGTTCTGTACTACCGCCAGGGTTCCGCTGCCTCGGCCATGGGTCCCGGCCTGCTGGACAACCCGGCTGTCGCCGGGCTCCTGGAGAACGCCCGACTCATCCACCTGAGCGGTATCACGGCAGCGCTTTCGGCCGACTGCCGCGTCCTCATCGAAGCCATCCTCCAAGCACCACGGCACGGCCGCATCATCAGCTTCGACGTCAACTGGCGCGCCGCCCTCTGGTCCGGGCAGGACCGCTCGGCGCTGCGTCACCTGGCAAACCTCGCAGACGTGGTGCTGGTGGGCAAGGACGAAGCCGAACATGCCTTCGGCACCACCGATGAGGCCGAGTTGCGCCGCCTGCTCCCGGATCCGCAGGTGCTGGTTATCAAAAATGAAGCCATCAGCGCCATAGCGCTCAGCCACGACGGCGGGCGCGAGGAAGTGCCCGCGTTGTCCGTGGAGGTGCTGGAACCCGTGGGTGCCGGCGACTCCTTCGCTGCGGGTTACCTGAGTGGCATGTTGTCCGGACTCAATCAGAAAGCAAGCCTCAGAAGGGGCCACGTCAGCGCCGCCTGCACGCTCACCGTCCAGGGCGACCGCGGCCCGCTTCCCGAGGCCGGCCTGATGTCCGCCATCCTGGAATGCAGCGATACTCACTGGGCGGAAACCCATGTTGCGGCCGGGCAATTCAGTTCGCCCGCACTGGAATCAACCCTGAACGGAAAGGTGGCACCATGA
- a CDS encoding rhodanese-like domain-containing protein: MNAASDYFRAKLQFEIDVMDVAEELPGGGFVLVDTRRRASWDHGHVPGAIHLPTAEIPVRALELIPAGSRVVVYSWGPGCNGSTFAALAFAELGYPVREMIGGIEYWARNGLPVETADGVSTLAADRLVTAHGPAGQEAPPL, from the coding sequence ATGAACGCCGCTTCCGATTACTTCCGCGCCAAGCTTCAGTTCGAGATCGACGTCATGGATGTTGCGGAGGAGCTGCCCGGCGGCGGCTTTGTGCTCGTTGACACCCGACGGCGGGCGTCCTGGGACCACGGCCACGTCCCGGGCGCCATTCACCTGCCGACGGCGGAAATCCCGGTGCGGGCCCTGGAACTGATTCCGGCGGGCAGCCGCGTGGTGGTCTATTCCTGGGGGCCCGGCTGCAACGGCAGCACGTTCGCGGCGCTTGCGTTCGCCGAGCTCGGCTATCCGGTCCGCGAGATGATCGGAGGCATCGAGTACTGGGCCAGGAACGGGCTTCCGGTGGAAACAGCAGACGGCGTCAGCACGTTGGCAGCAGACAGGCTGGTAACCGCCCACGGGCCCGCCGGCCAGGAGGCGCCGCCGTTGTGA
- a CDS encoding CGNR zinc finger domain-containing protein, whose amino-acid sequence MVFAPDTEVALRTVVNLINSAANEEETLGTFADLDRFLKAEGFTGSRARDAAELASVHQLRSQLAALWTADEDTAVETVNQMLREAHALPQLMKHDQWDWHLHATTGEAPLSDRMGTEAAMALVDVIRSMEMDRMLVCAASDCDAVVLDLSRNRSKRYCDTGNCANRAHVAAYRARQAAAG is encoded by the coding sequence ATGGTTTTTGCACCTGACACCGAAGTTGCCCTGCGCACCGTGGTGAACCTGATCAACAGCGCCGCCAACGAGGAGGAAACCCTGGGGACGTTCGCAGACCTGGACAGGTTCCTCAAAGCCGAAGGATTCACGGGGTCCAGGGCTCGGGACGCGGCCGAACTGGCCAGTGTGCACCAGCTCCGGAGCCAGCTCGCGGCTCTCTGGACGGCCGATGAGGACACCGCGGTGGAGACCGTTAACCAGATGCTCCGGGAGGCCCACGCACTCCCCCAGCTGATGAAACATGACCAGTGGGACTGGCACCTTCACGCAACCACCGGGGAAGCTCCGCTGTCCGACAGAATGGGCACCGAGGCGGCCATGGCGCTGGTGGACGTGATCCGCAGCATGGAAATGGACCGCATGCTGGTCTGCGCAGCGAGCGATTGCGACGCCGTTGTGCTAGATCTGAGCCGGAACCGCTCGAAGAGGTACTGCGATACCGGAAACTGCGCCAACCGCGCCCATGTGGCGGCGTACCGGGCCCGCCAGGCGGCCGCCGGCTAG
- a CDS encoding RidA family protein: protein MSEKTVVLTENAPAPAHVFSQGIQKGGLFQVSGQGPMDPATNQYIGEGDVRVQTRRTLENVKAILEAGGSTVEDVLMFRVYLTTRDDFPAMNDVYGEFIRENVPSGALPSRTTVFVDLPHEVMLVEIDALAVTA from the coding sequence ATGAGTGAAAAGACAGTAGTACTGACGGAGAACGCGCCCGCCCCGGCGCACGTTTTCTCGCAGGGCATCCAGAAGGGCGGACTCTTCCAGGTGTCCGGGCAGGGCCCCATGGACCCCGCCACCAACCAGTACATCGGCGAAGGCGACGTCCGCGTCCAGACCCGCCGCACCCTCGAAAACGTCAAGGCCATCCTGGAAGCCGGCGGCTCCACCGTGGAAGACGTGCTGATGTTCCGCGTCTACCTGACCACCCGCGATGACTTCCCGGCCATGAACGACGTCTACGGCGAGTTCATCCGCGAGAACGTCCCCAGCGGCGCCCTCCCCAGCCGCACCACGGTCTTCGTTGACCTCCCGCACGAAGTGATGCTGGTGGAGATTGACGCCCTGGCGGTTACCGCGTAG
- a CDS encoding DUF2277 domain-containing protein, whose translation MCRNIRTLHNFEPHATSAEVEAAALQYVRKISGSTKPSKDNEEAFERAVHEIAHVTQHLLDALVTHAPAKDRAQEAAKAKARAAIRFGTA comes from the coding sequence ATGTGCCGGAATATCCGAACCCTCCATAATTTTGAGCCCCACGCAACCAGTGCCGAAGTTGAGGCGGCCGCGCTGCAGTACGTGCGCAAAATCAGCGGCAGCACCAAGCCTTCCAAGGACAACGAGGAAGCCTTCGAGCGGGCTGTGCACGAGATCGCGCATGTCACGCAGCACCTCCTGGATGCCCTGGTGACTCATGCACCCGCCAAGGACCGGGCCCAAGAGGCCGCCAAAGCCAAGGCTAGAGCGGCCATCCGCTTCGGTACAGCCTGA
- a CDS encoding adenylate kinase yields MLIIGPPGSGKGTQAERISERLGVVAISTGDIFRANVKGETPLGVEAKKFMDAGDFVPDSVTNKMVRDRLSEGDVDGGFLLDGYPRTTAQVDYLDQILANTAQKLDVVLQLTADDEELVTRLLGRAKETGRSDDTEAVIRHRLDLYHEQTEAVVAKYAERGILTQVDGIGGIDEVTDRVMRAIENPSRVSVVSGR; encoded by the coding sequence ATGCTGATTATTGGCCCTCCGGGTTCCGGCAAGGGCACCCAGGCGGAACGCATTTCGGAGCGCCTCGGCGTTGTTGCGATCTCCACCGGCGATATCTTCCGCGCCAACGTCAAGGGTGAGACGCCGTTGGGCGTCGAGGCCAAGAAGTTCATGGACGCCGGGGATTTCGTTCCGGACAGCGTCACCAACAAGATGGTGCGGGACCGCCTCAGCGAGGGCGACGTCGACGGCGGCTTCCTCCTTGACGGTTACCCCCGCACCACCGCGCAGGTGGACTACCTTGACCAGATCCTCGCCAACACGGCGCAGAAGCTGGACGTCGTCCTGCAGTTGACGGCGGACGACGAGGAACTGGTCACCCGCCTGCTGGGCCGTGCCAAGGAAACCGGCCGGAGTGACGACACCGAGGCCGTTATCCGTCACAGGCTGGACCTCTACCACGAGCAGACGGAAGCCGTGGTGGCGAAGTATGCCGAGCGCGGCATCCTGACCCAGGTTGACGGCATCGGCGGCATCGACGAGGTCACCGACAGGGTGATGCGCGCCATCGAAAACCCGAGCAGGGTCTCCGTCGTCAGCGGCCGCTAG
- a CDS encoding aldehyde dehydrogenase family protein: MTVYVQPGQEGSKVQFKDRYENWIGGEWVAPTTGQYIENVSPVNGKQFTEVARGAAADVELALDAAHKAAPAWGKASATERAAVLNKIADRIDANLELLAVAETWDNGKPIRETLNADIPLAADHFRYFASAIRAQEGRLSQLDEDTTAYHFHEPLGVVGQIIPWNFPILMAVWKMAPALAAGNAVVLKPASNTPASILVLAELIADLLPAGLLNIVNGFGSEVGKPLASSPRIRKIAFTGETSTGRLISQYASANLIPVTLELGGKSPNIFFNDVADSNDAFYDKSLEGFTLYAFNQGEVCSSPSRALVQDGIYDSFMADAVARTAKIIQGNPLDTNTQIGAQASIGQMEKILSYIDIGLQEGATILAGGNQTELDGDLAGGFYVQPTIFEGNNKMRIFQEEIFGPVVSVARFTDYNDAISIANDTLYGLGAGVWSRNGNVAYRAGREIQAGRVWVNNYHAYPAGAAFGGYKSSGIGRENHSMMLDHYQQTKNLLVSHSENKLGFF, from the coding sequence ATGACTGTTTATGTACAGCCCGGCCAAGAAGGATCCAAGGTCCAGTTCAAGGACCGCTACGAAAACTGGATCGGCGGCGAATGGGTGGCCCCCACTACCGGCCAATACATCGAGAACGTCTCCCCGGTAAACGGCAAGCAGTTCACCGAGGTGGCCCGAGGCGCCGCGGCGGACGTCGAGCTCGCGCTGGATGCCGCCCACAAGGCCGCACCGGCCTGGGGCAAGGCCTCGGCCACCGAGCGCGCCGCGGTGCTGAACAAGATCGCCGACCGGATCGATGCGAACCTCGAACTGCTTGCCGTGGCCGAGACCTGGGACAACGGCAAGCCCATCCGCGAGACCCTCAACGCCGACATCCCGCTGGCAGCGGACCACTTCCGCTACTTCGCCAGCGCCATCCGCGCCCAGGAAGGCCGGTTGTCCCAGCTCGACGAGGACACCACCGCCTACCACTTCCACGAGCCCCTCGGCGTCGTTGGCCAGATCATCCCGTGGAACTTCCCCATCCTGATGGCCGTCTGGAAAATGGCTCCGGCCCTGGCCGCCGGCAACGCCGTGGTCCTCAAGCCCGCCTCCAACACGCCGGCTTCGATCCTGGTCTTGGCCGAGCTCATCGCGGACCTGCTGCCCGCGGGCCTGCTGAACATCGTCAACGGCTTCGGCTCGGAGGTCGGCAAGCCGCTGGCATCCAGCCCGCGTATCCGCAAGATCGCCTTCACCGGCGAAACCTCCACCGGCCGCCTGATCAGCCAGTACGCCAGCGCCAACCTGATCCCGGTCACGCTGGAGCTCGGCGGCAAGAGCCCCAACATCTTCTTCAACGATGTTGCAGATTCCAACGACGCGTTCTACGACAAGTCGCTCGAAGGGTTCACCCTTTATGCCTTCAACCAGGGCGAGGTCTGCAGCAGCCCCTCCCGCGCGCTGGTCCAGGACGGCATCTACGATTCCTTCATGGCCGACGCCGTGGCCCGGACCGCGAAGATCATCCAGGGCAACCCGCTGGACACCAACACCCAGATCGGCGCCCAGGCGTCGATAGGCCAGATGGAGAAAATCCTCTCCTACATCGACATCGGGCTCCAGGAAGGTGCCACGATCCTCGCTGGCGGGAACCAGACGGAGCTCGACGGAGACCTGGCCGGCGGCTTCTACGTTCAGCCCACCATCTTCGAGGGCAACAACAAGATGCGGATCTTCCAGGAGGAAATCTTCGGTCCCGTGGTTTCGGTGGCACGCTTCACCGACTACAACGACGCCATCAGCATCGCCAACGACACCCTTTACGGTCTCGGTGCCGGTGTTTGGTCCCGCAACGGTAACGTGGCCTACCGCGCCGGCCGCGAGATCCAGGCCGGCCGCGTCTGGGTCAACAACTACCACGCGTACCCGGCCGGCGCCGCGTTCGGCGGGTACAAGTCCTCCGGCATCGGACGTGAAAACCACTCCATGATGCTGGACCACTACCAGCAGACCAAGAACCTCCTGGTCAGCCACTCCGAAAACAAGCTCGGCTTCTTCTAA
- a CDS encoding EamA family transporter, translated as MASGLGIALFSSAVFGISGSFAKALLETGWSPGAAVTARLTGAALILAIPAIPALRGRWHQLKDNWVTILLFGLIGVAACQLFYFNAVARLSVGVALLLEYLAPVIIVLWLWAAGRRRPRALTFGGTLLSLGGLVLVLDLTGAVKIDFIGVLWGIAAAVCLAIYFFITARENDSLPPIVLASGGLMVGAAAMWLAAATGLLPMAFSTADTKLGPWVTPWWVSLAGLVVLATVVAYVSGIVAARALGSKVASFVSLTEVLFAVIWAWLLLGELPGPIQLLGGVLIVGGVILVRMDELRGAPGVSPAAGSGADSTPAPVHTPLNRANDVEPAPRG; from the coding sequence ATGGCCTCCGGTTTGGGGATTGCCCTGTTTTCCTCTGCCGTGTTCGGGATCTCCGGCTCTTTCGCCAAGGCCCTCCTGGAAACCGGCTGGTCCCCGGGTGCCGCGGTAACAGCGCGCCTGACCGGGGCTGCCCTTATCCTGGCGATCCCGGCCATTCCCGCATTGCGCGGACGGTGGCACCAGCTGAAGGACAACTGGGTGACCATCCTGCTCTTCGGCCTGATCGGTGTGGCCGCCTGCCAGCTGTTCTACTTCAACGCGGTGGCCCGGCTGTCCGTGGGCGTGGCCCTGCTGCTCGAGTACCTGGCCCCCGTGATCATTGTGCTGTGGCTCTGGGCGGCCGGCCGCAGGCGTCCTCGCGCGCTCACTTTCGGCGGCACGTTGCTGTCGCTGGGAGGGCTGGTCCTGGTGCTGGATCTGACGGGCGCTGTGAAGATCGATTTCATCGGTGTCCTCTGGGGAATCGCGGCGGCTGTCTGCCTGGCCATCTACTTCTTCATTACGGCCAGGGAAAATGACTCTCTGCCGCCAATCGTCCTGGCCTCCGGCGGGCTGATGGTCGGCGCCGCGGCGATGTGGCTGGCAGCGGCAACGGGGCTCCTGCCCATGGCCTTCAGCACAGCCGATACCAAACTCGGCCCGTGGGTCACGCCGTGGTGGGTGTCACTTGCTGGTCTGGTGGTGCTGGCAACCGTGGTTGCCTACGTTTCCGGAATCGTGGCCGCGCGCGCCCTCGGTTCGAAGGTGGCGTCCTTTGTTTCGCTGACCGAGGTGCTGTTCGCCGTGATCTGGGCGTGGCTGCTGCTGGGCGAGCTTCCGGGCCCCATCCAGTTGCTGGGCGGCGTCCTGATTGTTGGCGGCGTGATCCTGGTCAGGATGGACGAGCTGCGCGGTGCTCCCGGTGTCAGCCCGGCTGCCGGTTCAGGCGCGGACTCAACTCCCGCTCCCGTGCACACACCGCTGAACCGTGCGAACGACGTCGAGCCTGCCCCCCGAGGGTGA
- a CDS encoding heavy-metal-associated domain-containing protein: MSTISTNVNVSGMTCGHCVSSVSEELESLAGVETVDVDLNAGGISTVTITSTQELSPSEIGEAVAEAGYLVVANEA; encoded by the coding sequence ATGAGCACCATCTCCACCAACGTCAATGTGTCCGGCATGACCTGCGGCCATTGCGTCTCATCCGTCAGCGAGGAACTTGAATCGCTGGCCGGCGTCGAAACCGTCGACGTCGATCTCAACGCCGGCGGCATCTCCACCGTCACCATCACCTCCACCCAGGAGCTCTCCCCTTCGGAAATCGGCGAAGCCGTGGCCGAGGCCGGCTACCTCGTTGTAGCCAACGAGGCCTAG
- a CDS encoding metal-sensitive transcriptional regulator codes for MNAPEEAVTRPADVETPPQHGYTSNKEAYLRRLKRIEGQVRGVARMVEEDKYCIDILTQVSAVTKALHAVSLGLVEEHIGHCVVGAASEPDPALRAQAIEFKVKEASDAIGRLLR; via the coding sequence ATGAACGCACCGGAAGAAGCCGTCACACGGCCAGCGGATGTGGAAACACCTCCTCAGCACGGGTACACCTCCAACAAAGAGGCGTACCTGCGCCGGCTCAAACGCATTGAGGGTCAGGTCCGCGGGGTCGCCCGGATGGTCGAGGAAGACAAGTACTGCATAGACATCCTCACCCAGGTCTCCGCCGTCACCAAGGCGCTGCACGCCGTAAGCCTGGGACTCGTGGAGGAGCACATCGGCCACTGCGTAGTGGGCGCTGCCTCCGAGCCGGATCCCGCACTGCGCGCCCAGGCCATCGAGTTCAAGGTGAAGGAGGCCTCAGATGCCATCGGGCGCCTGCTGCGATAG
- a CDS encoding heavy metal translocating P-type ATPase, with the protein MSNEQLLHQPGSRVIELDIEGMTCASCVNRVEKKLGKLDGVEATVNLPLESAHVTAPAHVTNQQIVDTVNATGYKATIRGANGGRETEHVGSGDAGDMRQHASKRGTSEHAEHVAGGDATGEHAQQVAVGAAHGDHMAHGPAASKLRPRLIVAAILTVPVFAISMFPAFQFANWGWVAGALALPVVSWAAWPFHRAAAVNARHFASTMDTLVSIGVIAAYVFSAWQLFADPRLTEHPGMEGMAGGLYFEVAAVVTTFLLLGRYLEANAKRKAGDALKALLNLGAKDATVLENGAEHKIPADQLAVGDVMVVRPGEKIATDGVVIEGTSAVDASLVTGESVPVEVGPDSQVTGATINTSGRLIVRATRVGSETTLAQMGRLVSQAQTGKAPIARLADRISAVFVPIVLAIAVLTFVVWLLIAGPAISEAELRAAFTAAVAVLVIACPCALGLATPVGLLTGTGRGAQLGILIKGPQVLEDTRTVGTILLDKTGTVTTGQLAVDNTLAFGSFDEADVLRLAGAVEAASEHPIAHAIAAAALHAESQQAVSRVATRHDDGAQLPAVGHFRSAPGGGVVGTVEGRPVVAGRTGWLQENGIAITPEQHEALRAAENSGATAIWVAVDGDAAGIISLRDTIKPGSAAAITRLKKLGLRPILLTGDNAAVAAQVGAAVGISAGDVFAGVLPEGKVDAVRKLQAGGATVAMAGDGVNDAAALAQADLGIAMGSGTDVAIEAADLTVMGNDLGHVALAIELSRRTLATIKTNLFWAFFYNAVGIPVAALGLLNPMIAGAAMAASSVLVVTNSLRLRNFGK; encoded by the coding sequence ATGAGCAACGAGCAACTGCTTCACCAGCCCGGGAGCCGGGTGATTGAACTTGATATCGAGGGCATGACCTGCGCTTCATGCGTCAACCGCGTGGAAAAGAAGCTCGGCAAACTCGACGGCGTGGAGGCTACAGTCAACCTCCCCCTCGAATCCGCCCACGTCACAGCCCCCGCCCATGTCACCAACCAGCAAATCGTGGACACAGTGAACGCCACAGGCTACAAAGCCACCATCCGGGGTGCAAATGGCGGCCGCGAAACAGAACATGTTGGCAGCGGCGACGCCGGGGATATGCGGCAGCATGCGTCTAAGCGAGGCACGAGCGAGCATGCAGAGCATGTCGCCGGTGGCGACGCGACTGGCGAGCACGCGCAGCAAGTCGCCGTAGGCGCCGCTCACGGCGACCATATGGCCCATGGCCCGGCGGCCTCGAAGCTCCGCCCGCGCCTGATTGTCGCGGCCATCCTGACGGTTCCGGTCTTCGCGATTTCGATGTTCCCGGCCTTCCAATTCGCCAATTGGGGCTGGGTGGCGGGCGCGCTGGCTTTGCCGGTGGTCAGCTGGGCGGCCTGGCCGTTCCACCGGGCCGCTGCCGTCAACGCCCGGCATTTTGCCTCCACCATGGACACTTTGGTTTCCATCGGCGTGATCGCGGCCTACGTATTCTCAGCGTGGCAGCTGTTCGCGGACCCCCGCTTGACCGAGCACCCCGGCATGGAGGGCATGGCAGGCGGTCTCTACTTCGAGGTCGCAGCCGTGGTCACCACTTTCCTGCTCCTGGGCCGCTACCTTGAAGCCAACGCCAAGCGGAAAGCCGGCGACGCCCTTAAGGCGCTCCTGAACCTCGGCGCCAAGGACGCCACCGTCCTGGAGAACGGCGCCGAGCACAAGATCCCCGCAGATCAGCTCGCCGTGGGCGACGTCATGGTGGTCCGCCCCGGTGAGAAAATCGCCACTGACGGCGTGGTGATCGAGGGGACCTCCGCCGTCGACGCCTCTCTGGTGACCGGCGAATCCGTGCCGGTTGAAGTGGGCCCGGACAGCCAGGTCACGGGCGCCACCATCAACACTTCCGGCCGCCTGATAGTCCGTGCCACCCGCGTGGGGTCCGAAACCACGCTTGCCCAGATGGGCCGGCTCGTGTCCCAGGCGCAGACAGGCAAGGCCCCGATCGCCCGGCTCGCGGACCGCATCAGTGCCGTGTTCGTTCCCATAGTTCTGGCCATCGCAGTACTCACCTTCGTTGTGTGGCTGCTCATCGCCGGGCCTGCCATCAGCGAGGCCGAACTCCGCGCGGCGTTCACTGCAGCCGTGGCTGTACTGGTGATCGCCTGCCCCTGCGCGCTCGGCCTGGCAACGCCGGTGGGCCTGCTGACCGGCACCGGCCGCGGCGCGCAGCTGGGCATCCTGATCAAGGGCCCGCAGGTCCTCGAGGACACCCGCACCGTGGGCACCATCCTGCTGGACAAAACCGGTACCGTGACCACCGGGCAGCTCGCCGTGGACAACACGCTGGCGTTCGGGTCGTTTGATGAGGCCGACGTACTGCGTCTTGCCGGCGCCGTCGAGGCTGCTTCCGAACACCCCATCGCCCACGCCATCGCTGCTGCTGCACTCCACGCGGAAAGCCAGCAAGCTGTCAGCCGCGTGGCAACCCGGCACGACGACGGCGCGCAGCTCCCCGCCGTCGGGCACTTCCGTTCCGCTCCCGGCGGCGGAGTGGTGGGAACCGTGGAAGGGCGGCCGGTGGTTGCCGGGCGGACCGGTTGGCTGCAGGAGAACGGCATCGCCATTACGCCGGAGCAGCACGAAGCACTCAGGGCCGCCGAGAATTCCGGTGCCACCGCCATCTGGGTTGCCGTAGACGGGGATGCCGCAGGCATCATCAGCCTGCGCGACACCATCAAGCCAGGCTCCGCGGCGGCCATCACCCGGCTCAAAAAGCTTGGCCTGCGTCCCATCCTGCTGACCGGAGACAACGCCGCGGTGGCCGCCCAGGTGGGTGCCGCCGTCGGGATTTCCGCTGGGGATGTGTTTGCCGGTGTGCTGCCGGAAGGCAAAGTGGACGCCGTCCGCAAGCTGCAGGCCGGCGGCGCCACCGTAGCCATGGCGGGCGATGGCGTGAACGACGCCGCAGCGCTGGCCCAGGCCGATCTCGGCATCGCGATGGGATCGGGCACTGATGTGGCCATTGAAGCCGCTGATCTGACGGTGATGGGCAATGATCTCGGGCACGTGGCGCTGGCGATCGAGCTCTCGCGCAGAACCCTCGCCACCATCAAGACCAACCTGTTCTGGGCGTTCTTCTACAACGCGGTCGGCATCCCGGTGGCGGCGCTGGGCCTGCTCAACCCGATGATCGCGGGCGCGGCGATGGCCGCCAGCTCCGTGCTGGTGGTGACCAACTCGCTGCGGCTGCGCAACTTCGGAAAGTAG